Proteins encoded within one genomic window of Salipaludibacillus agaradhaerens:
- the nadA gene encoding quinolinate synthase NadA produces MYINNVLSQVQSILPPSYKEAEDADLLFQAKIRKQQLADRLFMPGHHYQKDTIIKLADKTGDSLQLAKISAENKQAEYIVFCGVHFMAETADMLTDSSQKVILPDLRAGCSMADMATRKEADTAWEYLTDKFGHTIIPLTYVNSSAEVKAFVGRHGGATVTSSNAKKMLRWALKQKQRVLFLPDQHLGRNTAYDLGIALEDMAVWDPTMACLEGDTSRDFTMLLWKGHCSVHQNFTLSHVNYYRKMDPERQIIVHPECSWEVTQAADLAGSTSFIIDQIGRAPKGTKWAIGTEMNLVKRLMKQFPEQSIISLNSDMCPCLTMNRIDLPHLVWVLDELYKGNIMNEIKVDKNIADEATLAIERMLHL; encoded by the coding sequence ATGTATATCAATAATGTTCTCAGTCAAGTGCAATCAATACTTCCTCCATCCTATAAAGAAGCGGAGGATGCGGACCTTTTATTTCAAGCCAAAATACGAAAACAACAATTGGCTGATAGGTTGTTCATGCCTGGTCACCATTATCAAAAAGATACAATCATCAAATTAGCTGATAAAACAGGAGATTCACTTCAATTAGCAAAAATATCGGCGGAAAATAAACAAGCTGAATACATTGTATTTTGCGGTGTTCATTTTATGGCTGAAACAGCTGATATGCTGACAGACTCTAGCCAAAAAGTGATTCTTCCTGATTTGAGGGCTGGTTGTTCAATGGCTGATATGGCTACTCGAAAAGAAGCAGATACCGCTTGGGAGTATTTAACAGACAAGTTTGGCCATACAATCATCCCTTTAACGTACGTTAACTCTTCAGCAGAGGTCAAGGCTTTTGTAGGAAGGCACGGGGGAGCCACAGTGACGTCCTCAAATGCAAAAAAAATGCTGCGCTGGGCATTAAAGCAGAAACAGCGAGTTCTTTTCTTACCCGACCAGCATCTTGGCCGCAATACGGCCTACGATTTAGGAATTGCTTTAGAAGATATGGCAGTATGGGATCCAACTATGGCCTGTTTAGAAGGCGACACATCACGGGATTTCACGATGCTATTATGGAAAGGACATTGTTCAGTACATCAAAATTTCACACTCTCCCATGTCAACTATTATCGAAAAATGGACCCGGAACGTCAGATTATCGTCCACCCTGAATGCTCTTGGGAGGTCACACAGGCTGCCGATTTAGCTGGGTCTACTTCTTTTATTATTGACCAAATTGGAAGGGCACCAAAAGGCACTAAATGGGCAATCGGAACAGAAATGAATTTAGTTAAACGTCTCATGAAACAGTTTCCAGAACAATCAATTATTTCTTTAAATAGTGATATGTGCCCTTGTTTAACTATGAATCGTATTGATTTGCCTCATTTAGTCTGGGTCTTAGATGAGCTTTATAAAGGTAACATTATGAACGAAATTAAGGTAGATAAAAATATTGCAGATGAGGCAACGCTTGCTATCGAAAGAATGCTGCACTTATAA
- a CDS encoding urease accessory protein UreH domain-containing protein: MFEIVESISHFLRDPFMNVATRVESIPILFALLLGLVGALAPCQFSGNVSAITLYGTNSLKQGIAWRETLFFILGKITAFSGLGLVIYLLGQEFQQQLPLLFEPMRKLIGPLLIFIGVYMLGLFKMTWHLRLWKPVEKTKGKGHWGAFMLGFSFSLGFCPTMAILYFSLLIPLTLTTAYGVFLPPLFALGTSIPLLIVIFIIWYLGFGGMILKKGRRLGLYVQRTAGILIILIGIMDVLTFW; the protein is encoded by the coding sequence ATGTTTGAGATAGTAGAAAGCATTAGTCATTTTTTACGTGATCCTTTTATGAATGTAGCGACGCGTGTAGAATCCATTCCCATCTTATTTGCCCTTCTTCTAGGTTTAGTCGGGGCCCTTGCACCTTGCCAATTTTCAGGAAATGTCAGTGCTATTACATTATATGGAACGAATTCTCTCAAGCAGGGAATTGCGTGGCGAGAGACGTTGTTTTTCATACTTGGAAAAATCACTGCTTTTTCAGGCTTAGGACTTGTCATTTATTTACTAGGACAGGAATTTCAACAACAATTACCGTTACTATTTGAACCTATGCGAAAATTGATTGGCCCCTTATTAATCTTTATTGGTGTGTATATGCTAGGTTTATTTAAAATGACTTGGCATTTAAGATTGTGGAAGCCCGTAGAAAAGACTAAAGGAAAGGGCCACTGGGGCGCCTTTATGCTTGGATTCAGTTTCTCACTCGGTTTCTGTCCAACAATGGCGATACTTTATTTCTCTTTACTTATTCCGCTTACGTTGACGACAGCCTACGGTGTTTTCCTCCCTCCTTTGTTTGCATTGGGAACATCAATTCCCTTACTAATTGTTATCTTCATTATTTGGTATTTAGGGTTTGGAGGCATGATACTTAAAAAAGGTCGCCGGCTCGGACTGTATGTTCAGCGAACGGCTGGCATCTTGATTATTTTAATTGGCATAATGGATGTGTTAACGTTCTGGTAG
- a CDS encoding response regulator transcription factor, which yields MKLLIGIEHQLLRYGLIQLIKDVHSVTSMVVADSPSELIQSLKKYSFDLIVIDERLPGTGGLRSVLSVLKGQPIQAKKIFMCPGNSGELELTFKDNDIQGIFYEYASLDELMMFFQQVIRGERVVLRMYGHEAKKVGSVSTVLTKREEEIFNLKVRGYSVSDTGKLLNISVKTVENHRRNIKKKLNIDKNHEWIEWAKRLGSL from the coding sequence ATGAAACTACTTATAGGTATCGAGCATCAGCTTTTAAGATATGGTTTAATTCAATTAATTAAAGATGTCCATTCTGTGACATCTATGGTGGTAGCTGATTCACCATCTGAGCTGATTCAATCGCTAAAAAAATACTCTTTTGATCTTATTGTGATTGACGAGAGGCTACCTGGTACAGGAGGTTTAAGAAGCGTGCTATCAGTCTTGAAAGGCCAACCGATACAAGCCAAAAAAATCTTTATGTGTCCAGGGAATTCGGGGGAGTTAGAGCTGACATTTAAAGATAATGATATACAAGGTATTTTTTATGAATACGCCTCATTAGATGAATTAATGATGTTCTTTCAGCAAGTGATCCGAGGAGAGCGTGTGGTACTACGCATGTATGGCCATGAGGCGAAAAAGGTAGGGTCAGTTAGTACAGTGCTAACAAAGAGAGAAGAAGAAATTTTTAACTTGAAAGTTCGGGGATATTCTGTCAGTGACACTGGGAAATTGCTGAATATTTCTGTGAAAACAGTAGAGAACCACCGGAGGAATATTAAAAAGAAATTAAATATCGATAAAAACCATGAGTGGATTGAGTGGGCTAAACGATTGGGCTCTTTATAG
- the nadB gene encoding L-aspartate oxidase, with amino-acid sequence MEQTDVLIIGGGLAGVMTALTIADSKKVMIVTKRSQKEGNSWKAQGGIAAALGDDDSPNRHIEDTRKAGGNKNDSEMVHILAHEGKSRLQKWMNEGLQFDVTEQGTLDLGREGAHSCRRIAHVGGDRTGKEMMRYFIDRLKGRVSFHTHWTVVQLIVEGEKCCGALFLNEKGKLTIVKATHTVLATGGIGGLFTHTSNDTHLCGDGLAVAARAGATLTDLEFIQFHPTLIKGDVSFCGLASEAIRGEGGSLVNQLGEPIMSKGHSLSDLAPRDIVARVMHEQISKGNSLFLDISCIHSFHTKFPQVVQLCELANIDWTKGSIPVLPGPHFHMGGVETDENGRTSLAQLYAVGEVACTGVHGANRLASNSLLESLVFGERTGEAILQASSEQPSHYPSSDESVISSFYKAFWEAPAKKKIQKRVDEALGIVRNESALRSFIDWVHHVLPNNFSQTSAFMSKEQVEVAHMLLAAKLVAEAALRNDVSCGAHFREDIEGVIGS; translated from the coding sequence ATGGAACAAACGGACGTATTAATCATTGGTGGAGGGCTTGCAGGTGTCATGACAGCTTTGACGATTGCAGATAGCAAAAAGGTGATGATAGTGACGAAGCGTTCGCAGAAAGAAGGTAATTCATGGAAAGCACAAGGGGGGATTGCAGCGGCGCTTGGAGATGATGATTCACCAAATCGTCATATAGAAGACACGAGGAAGGCAGGTGGTAATAAAAATGACTCTGAAATGGTACATATTTTAGCTCATGAAGGTAAAAGCCGTTTACAGAAGTGGATGAATGAAGGGCTTCAATTTGATGTAACTGAACAAGGCACACTTGATTTGGGGAGAGAGGGAGCACATAGCTGTCGCCGGATTGCACATGTGGGAGGAGATCGTACCGGTAAAGAAATGATGCGTTACTTTATAGACAGATTAAAAGGTAGAGTGTCTTTTCATACTCATTGGACAGTTGTTCAGTTAATTGTAGAGGGTGAAAAATGTTGTGGAGCTTTGTTTTTAAATGAGAAGGGAAAGCTGACGATTGTAAAAGCGACTCATACAGTCCTTGCTACAGGAGGAATAGGTGGTTTGTTTACACATACGAGCAATGATACTCATTTATGTGGGGATGGATTAGCTGTTGCCGCTCGAGCAGGAGCGACTTTAACAGATCTAGAGTTTATTCAATTTCATCCGACGCTTATAAAGGGAGACGTCTCTTTTTGCGGTCTTGCCTCCGAGGCGATACGAGGAGAGGGAGGATCGCTTGTTAATCAGTTAGGAGAACCCATCATGTCAAAAGGCCATTCATTGAGTGATTTAGCTCCTAGAGATATTGTTGCCCGTGTAATGCATGAGCAAATAAGCAAAGGAAATAGTCTTTTTTTAGATATATCTTGCATTCATTCTTTTCATACTAAATTTCCTCAAGTCGTGCAGCTTTGTGAATTAGCAAACATTGATTGGACTAAAGGGAGCATTCCAGTTCTTCCAGGCCCCCACTTTCATATGGGAGGAGTGGAAACTGATGAAAATGGCAGAACATCCCTTGCCCAATTATATGCTGTAGGAGAAGTGGCTTGTACAGGTGTACACGGGGCTAATCGTCTAGCAAGTAATTCACTACTGGAATCACTGGTCTTTGGAGAACGTACAGGTGAAGCAATTCTTCAAGCATCAAGTGAACAACCGTCTCATTACCCTTCTTCAGATGAAAGTGTCATAAGCTCTTTTTATAAGGCATTTTGGGAAGCACCAGCAAAAAAGAAGATTCAAAAACGTGTTGATGAAGCGTTGGGAATTGTAAGAAATGAAAGCGCACTTCGATCATTCATTGACTGGGTGCACCATGTCTTACCAAATAATTTTAGTCAGACAAGTGCTTTTATGTCAAAAGAACAAGTTGAAGTAGCACATATGCTTTTAGCTGCAAAACTAGTTGCAGAGGCCGCATTAAGAAATGACGTCAGCTGTGGTGCACACTTTAGAGAAGACATTGAGGGAGTGATCGGTTCGTGA
- the nadC gene encoding carboxylating nicotinate-nucleotide diphosphorylase encodes MNKLALREKLLQFFQEDVGFGDKTSDAIFTVNDTGTGVFMAKSSGYFCGEAIIEEAYSTINPNIQIKMFKKDGQNVLSGEKIAEVSGKMTDLLASERVILNLIQRLSGITTLTREAVNQTNGTKARICDTRKTTPGLRMLEKYAVRCGGGRNHRFALDDAVMIKDNHLAGAGSLTKAVNLVRETHGHMVKIEVEVETLEQLKEAIAAEVDVIMLDNCLPEDVAEWVKLIPNNMMVEVSGNISLNMISKYATVGVDVISLGYITHSAPSLDISFNIVMKGRG; translated from the coding sequence GTGAATAAGTTAGCTTTAAGGGAGAAATTATTACAATTTTTTCAAGAAGATGTGGGGTTTGGCGATAAAACGTCCGACGCTATTTTTACTGTCAACGATACTGGAACAGGCGTATTTATGGCGAAGAGTTCTGGTTACTTTTGTGGAGAGGCCATTATTGAAGAGGCTTATTCTACGATTAACCCTAACATTCAAATAAAAATGTTTAAAAAAGATGGTCAAAATGTATTAAGTGGTGAAAAGATAGCGGAAGTGTCTGGGAAAATGACAGACTTGTTAGCCTCTGAAAGAGTTATTTTAAACCTTATCCAACGGTTATCTGGTATTACAACGCTAACTCGAGAAGCAGTGAATCAAACTAATGGAACGAAAGCCCGTATTTGTGACACACGCAAAACCACACCAGGATTAAGAATGTTAGAGAAATATGCTGTACGTTGTGGCGGAGGCCGAAATCATCGATTTGCCTTGGATGATGCTGTCATGATTAAGGATAACCACCTTGCTGGAGCCGGCTCGCTAACAAAGGCTGTCAATTTAGTAAGAGAAACACACGGTCACATGGTGAAAATAGAAGTTGAAGTCGAAACATTAGAACAGCTAAAGGAAGCTATTGCAGCGGAAGTGGATGTCATTATGCTCGATAATTGCCTTCCTGAGGACGTGGCAGAGTGGGTGAAACTTATTCCAAATAACATGATGGTAGAAGTATCAGGTAACATTTCACTTAACATGATATCCAAGTATGCAACTGTAGGAGTTGATGTGATTTCACTGGGCTACATTACACACTCAGCTCCATCTCTAGATATTAGTTTTAACATCGTGATGAAAGGTAGGGGGTAA
- a CDS encoding transcription repressor NadR encodes MLSKKKWLGEERRTEIMMVLKKRNRPIKGGELADQLNVSRQVIVQDISLLKAKNMPILATSQGYILDNTILSHQAHTQLVACYHPPERAEEELLLLVDQGVRVNDVKVEHPIYGDITANIMVSNRKEVYQFLEKMKQTKASYLSELTNGVHLHTLEANQESDLYDAIEALRQEGFLLTGETK; translated from the coding sequence ATGTTAAGTAAAAAGAAGTGGCTTGGTGAGGAAAGACGCACTGAAATCATGATGGTGCTAAAAAAAAGAAATCGCCCAATAAAAGGCGGAGAATTAGCTGATCAGTTAAATGTAAGTCGGCAAGTAATTGTTCAAGATATTTCCCTTTTGAAGGCTAAAAACATGCCAATACTTGCAACCAGTCAAGGATACATACTTGATAATACGATCCTTTCCCATCAGGCACATACTCAATTGGTTGCCTGTTACCATCCTCCAGAGCGTGCCGAAGAAGAGCTCCTTCTATTAGTGGACCAGGGCGTTCGTGTTAATGATGTAAAAGTAGAGCATCCTATTTACGGGGACATTACAGCTAATATTATGGTAAGTAATCGTAAAGAAGTGTATCAGTTCCTTGAAAAAATGAAACAAACGAAAGCAAGCTACTTATCGGAGCTCACTAACGGTGTTCATTTACATACTTTAGAAGCAAATCAAGAGAGTGATTTATACGATGCGATAGAAGCCCTTCGCCAAGAAGGTTTTTTGCTTACAGGAGAAACAAAATAA
- a CDS encoding IscS subfamily cysteine desulfurase — protein sequence MIYLDHAATTPMSDQAKKTWLEANDVFYANTSSLHEAGTHSAKLLMTCQYQLATLVDTKEDGIFFTSGGSEANILALESLFSANRKNGNHVITSDIEHPSVLSFFKRLEALGVEVSYVKAKQNGRVCVTSVIKALRSDTCLVSIQHVNSETGIIQPVAKIGEYLKERSTVFHCDCVQSFGKISVTLNNLHADAISISSHKIYGPKGVGAVCFAPNTLWNSIHPLTTHQRGFRPGTLDMPGIAAFINSALDLHSHLEENLTDSWEKRQHFLNALFPLKDRLSIICASEEHQLPTIIGLSIEGVQGDYMLASLDRYHICISTGSACQSMKATPPAIMDSFFKTEVEQLRFFRVSLGISTTFEELEFTAKKIIQIAEN from the coding sequence ATGATCTATTTAGACCATGCAGCAACAACCCCAATGTCCGATCAGGCAAAAAAAACGTGGCTTGAAGCAAATGATGTTTTTTATGCTAATACAAGTAGTTTACATGAGGCCGGCACTCACTCTGCTAAACTCCTCATGACATGTCAATATCAATTAGCGACTTTAGTAGATACAAAAGAAGACGGGATATTTTTTACGAGCGGAGGCTCGGAAGCTAATATTCTCGCTCTAGAAAGCTTATTTTCGGCTAACCGTAAAAACGGCAACCACGTCATTACATCCGACATCGAGCATCCTTCTGTGTTATCGTTCTTCAAGCGTTTAGAAGCTTTAGGAGTGGAAGTTAGTTATGTTAAAGCAAAACAAAATGGACGAGTCTGTGTCACCAGTGTTATTAAGGCCCTTCGTTCCGATACGTGCCTCGTCTCTATTCAACACGTCAATTCAGAAACCGGGATTATCCAACCTGTAGCTAAAATAGGTGAATACCTGAAAGAGCGATCGACTGTCTTTCATTGTGATTGTGTCCAATCATTTGGTAAAATTTCTGTAACGTTAAATAACCTTCATGCAGATGCCATCTCGATTTCTTCACATAAAATATACGGTCCAAAAGGAGTTGGTGCTGTTTGTTTTGCACCCAATACGCTATGGAATAGTATCCATCCTTTAACAACTCATCAACGTGGTTTTCGACCAGGGACACTTGATATGCCAGGTATAGCTGCTTTTATTAATTCTGCTCTTGATCTTCATTCACATTTAGAGGAGAATTTAACTGACAGTTGGGAGAAGCGTCAACATTTTTTGAATGCATTATTCCCCCTTAAAGATAGGCTTTCAATTATTTGTGCATCTGAAGAACACCAGCTCCCCACAATTATTGGCCTTTCAATTGAGGGAGTTCAAGGAGACTATATGTTAGCGAGTCTCGATCGCTATCATATCTGCATCTCAACTGGGAGTGCCTGCCAGTCAATGAAAGCAACACCACCTGCTATTATGGATTCTTTTTTTAAAACAGAGGTAGAGCAGCTACGCTTTTTTAGAGTATCGTTAGGTATCTCGACAACATTCGAAGAATTAGAATTTACTGCCAAAAAAATCATACAGATAGCGGAAAATTAA
- a CDS encoding PucR family transcriptional regulator, whose amino-acid sequence MYDRLHHFYQHALALDNTPAPDKLTLHFQNDRPRQLVLDKSKLSQAEIALLNTLFHTNVAVHHQVTQENEWLYEWLINGHSPPKHKLERLTPPPLRCIHFSIKGEINETDAFIEAIKNVFPSVTNLLWKSRTEGVLLQHLPEDTVEEELSVESIIDTLATDFLIQTSFFIGSPIDSPHLLYERFKWETTLYDAVKMTFRKKSFFYEQEIVTYYLLHHIPESTLKLVSTMLDSVMNDRELMHSIKTYLECNMNTSLAAKKMYIHRNTLQYRVDKFIEKTAIDIKQFANAAAVYLLILRLEAK is encoded by the coding sequence ATGTATGACCGACTCCATCATTTTTATCAACATGCTCTTGCACTTGACAATACACCGGCTCCCGATAAGTTAACGCTACATTTCCAAAATGATAGGCCAAGACAACTCGTGCTTGATAAATCTAAACTTTCACAAGCAGAAATAGCTCTTTTAAACACGTTATTCCATACAAATGTTGCTGTACACCACCAGGTAACTCAAGAAAACGAGTGGCTATACGAGTGGTTAATAAATGGTCATAGCCCTCCTAAACATAAGCTGGAAAGGTTAACCCCTCCCCCCTTACGTTGCATTCATTTTTCTATTAAAGGGGAGATAAATGAAACTGATGCATTTATAGAAGCCATTAAAAATGTGTTTCCTTCCGTGACGAATTTGTTATGGAAATCCCGTACTGAAGGGGTTTTACTTCAACATTTACCTGAGGACACTGTTGAGGAAGAATTATCAGTGGAATCAATTATTGACACACTTGCTACTGATTTTCTCATCCAAACCTCTTTCTTTATTGGGTCTCCAATTGATTCGCCCCATTTATTGTATGAACGTTTTAAATGGGAGACGACACTTTATGACGCAGTAAAAATGACTTTCCGTAAAAAGTCCTTTTTTTACGAACAGGAAATTGTCACTTATTATTTGCTTCATCACATACCTGAAAGCACGTTAAAGCTTGTGTCTACAATGCTTGACTCAGTGATGAATGACAGAGAATTGATGCATTCTATCAAAACATATTTAGAGTGCAACATGAATACATCCTTGGCCGCAAAAAAAATGTATATTCACCGTAACACGTTACAGTACAGAGTTGACAAATTTATTGAAAAAACGGCAATCGATATTAAGCAATTTGCCAATGCTGCCGCAGTTTACCTTCTAATACTCCGCTTAGAAGCAAAATAA
- a CDS encoding alpha/beta-type small acid-soluble spore protein gives MANNNSSNQLVVPGVQQALDQMKYEIAQEFGVQLGPDATSRSNGSVGGEITKRLVQMAEQQFGGQQ, from the coding sequence ATGGCTAATAACAATAGTTCAAACCAACTTGTTGTTCCAGGGGTACAACAAGCATTAGATCAAATGAAATATGAAATTGCTCAGGAATTTGGTGTTCAATTAGGTCCTGATGCAACTTCCCGTTCAAACGGTTCTGTAGGTGGGGAAATCACTAAGCGATTAGTACAGATGGCAGAACAACAATTTGGCGGACAACAATAA
- a CDS encoding ABC transporter ATP-binding protein, with the protein MADIKFDSLYKIYDGDVQAVTDFNLDIEDKEFIVFVGPSGCGKSTTLRMVAGLEDISKGSLYIGEDKVNDVAPKDRDIAMVFQNYALYPHMNVYENMAFGLKLRKFKKEDIDQRVKEAARILGLTEMLDRKPKAMSGGQRQRVALGRAIVRNPKVFLMDEPLSNLDAKLRVQMRSEIIKLHHRLQTTTIYVTHDQTEAMTMASRIVVMKDGFIQQVGAPKDIYDYPENVFVGGFIGSPAMNFLNGSLKDGNFYVGEFPVKVPEGKLRALTKYNNKELILGIRPEDIHDEPVFLDASENSKFEATIDVAELMGAESYLYSKVSDQDFIARVDSRTDVQSGNKIQLAFDMNKAHFFDPESELRIR; encoded by the coding sequence ATGGCAGATATTAAATTTGATAGTCTTTACAAGATTTATGATGGTGATGTCCAAGCTGTTACTGATTTTAACCTAGATATTGAAGACAAAGAATTTATCGTATTCGTCGGTCCATCAGGTTGTGGTAAATCTACCACGTTAAGGATGGTGGCTGGTCTAGAAGATATTTCTAAAGGTTCTCTTTACATAGGAGAGGACAAAGTGAATGATGTAGCTCCTAAAGACCGAGATATTGCAATGGTTTTCCAAAACTATGCCCTCTATCCTCATATGAATGTTTATGAAAATATGGCGTTCGGTCTAAAATTACGTAAGTTTAAAAAAGAAGATATTGATCAACGTGTTAAGGAAGCTGCACGCATTCTTGGCCTGACAGAAATGCTCGATCGAAAACCAAAAGCAATGTCAGGTGGTCAGCGTCAACGTGTAGCACTAGGCCGTGCCATTGTTCGTAATCCTAAAGTATTCTTAATGGATGAGCCATTATCTAACCTTGATGCTAAGCTGCGTGTGCAAATGCGCTCAGAGATCATTAAACTTCACCATCGTCTACAAACCACAACGATTTACGTAACACATGACCAAACAGAAGCGATGACAATGGCTTCAAGAATTGTTGTTATGAAAGATGGGTTTATTCAACAAGTTGGAGCACCAAAAGACATTTACGACTACCCTGAAAATGTGTTTGTTGGTGGCTTTATTGGGTCTCCGGCTATGAACTTCTTAAATGGGTCGTTAAAAGACGGCAACTTCTATGTTGGTGAATTTCCTGTGAAAGTACCTGAAGGGAAACTAAGAGCTTTGACTAAATACAATAATAAAGAATTAATCTTAGGTATTCGTCCAGAGGATATCCATGATGAGCCAGTATTCCTTGACGCCTCTGAGAATTCTAAATTTGAAGCTACTATTGATGTAGCAGAATTAATGGGAGCGGAGTCTTACCTCTATTCAAAAGTGAGTGATCAGGACTTCATTGCTCGTGTGGATTCCAGAACGGATGTACAGAGTGGTAATAAAATCCAGTTAGCTTTCGATATGAATAAAGCGCATTTCTTCGACCCTGAATCTGAGCTGCGAATTCGATAA
- a CDS encoding cytochrome ubiquinol oxidase subunit I, which produces MFFEYDPVIYSRILTYVTLGFHVIFATIGVGVPLLIAIAEWMGIKRNDPHYTLLARRWARGFVVTVAVGVVTGTAIGLQLSLLWPNFMQAAGHTIGLPMFMEVFAFFFEAIFLGIYLYTWDRFKSKMKHFLLIIPVAIGATASAFFITTVNSFMNAPQGFEIVDGVLQDVSPLAAMFNPATPTKISHVILTCYLTSAFILGTIAAIHILRGNKHVYHKKALHLTMVTGVIFAMGSFLVGDLSGKYLHEYQPEKLAAAEWHFETETEAPLIIGGILTDDNEVKYALEIPYALSILAGGTPDTEVIGLNDFSEDVLPPLFVHYFFDLMVFIGMFLAGVSLLFIIMSMKKGWNPFNKLVTWLIIIGGPLSMVAIQSGWIYAEVGRQPWIINGVMTVEEGATTSPHVDLMLWLFILLYAVLGVTCAGVLRKMFKNNPVEHELEERGLSHKTAQ; this is translated from the coding sequence ATGTTTTTTGAGTATGATCCGGTGATTTACAGTCGTATATTGACTTATGTCACACTAGGATTTCATGTTATTTTTGCCACAATAGGGGTAGGAGTTCCTCTACTGATAGCTATTGCTGAGTGGATGGGTATTAAACGAAATGACCCACACTATACATTACTTGCAAGACGATGGGCTCGTGGTTTTGTCGTGACAGTTGCTGTTGGCGTTGTAACTGGTACAGCCATCGGTCTTCAACTGAGTCTATTATGGCCAAACTTTATGCAGGCCGCTGGCCATACAATCGGCTTACCAATGTTTATGGAAGTATTTGCTTTCTTTTTTGAAGCAATATTTTTAGGTATTTATTTATATACATGGGATCGCTTTAAGAGTAAGATGAAGCACTTTTTATTAATAATTCCAGTGGCGATCGGTGCAACAGCCAGTGCATTTTTTATCACGACAGTCAATTCATTTATGAATGCACCGCAAGGGTTTGAAATAGTTGATGGCGTTCTTCAAGATGTTAGTCCACTCGCAGCTATGTTCAATCCAGCAACACCGACGAAGATTTCACATGTTATTTTAACCTGTTATTTAACCAGTGCATTTATTCTTGGGACCATTGCCGCCATTCATATTTTAAGAGGGAACAAACATGTTTATCATAAAAAAGCACTTCATTTGACGATGGTAACAGGAGTCATTTTTGCAATGGGGTCATTTCTTGTAGGAGATTTATCTGGAAAATACCTTCATGAATATCAGCCTGAAAAATTAGCTGCAGCAGAATGGCATTTTGAGACTGAAACTGAAGCACCATTAATTATCGGAGGTATATTAACCGATGATAACGAAGTAAAATATGCTCTAGAGATCCCATATGCACTCAGTATATTAGCTGGGGGAACACCAGATACAGAAGTTATCGGATTAAATGATTTCTCTGAAGATGTTCTGCCGCCATTATTTGTTCATTACTTCTTTGATTTGATGGTGTTCATAGGTATGTTTCTCGCCGGAGTTTCACTATTATTTATTATAATGAGCATGAAAAAAGGTTGGAATCCCTTCAATAAGCTCGTTACATGGCTCATTATTATCGGTGGCCCGTTATCTATGGTAGCTATCCAATCAGGCTGGATCTATGCAGAAGTAGGACGTCAGCCATGGATTATTAACGGTGTTATGACCGTTGAAGAAGGTGCTACGACATCACCTCATGTCGATCTTATGCTTTGGTTATTTATACTTCTCTATGCCGTTTTAGGTGTCACGTGTGCCGGTGTATTAAGAAAAATGTTTAAAAATAACCCAGTAGAACATGAGTTAGAAGAACGTGGTCTCAGCCATAAAACTGCCCAATAA